In one Mucilaginibacter sp. PAMB04168 genomic region, the following are encoded:
- a CDS encoding GNAT family N-acetyltransferase, with translation MYYIESERLKLIPLNYEHLLLYKNNRPALEKALGLNPSTMVIDAFYKAETKDALQNFWLPNTKLYPELYYWYTSWEIVLKQTNTSIGGIGFGGYPDDYGETSIGYVVDQQHWGFGYATEALNTISKWGFAFTLLKALKADTQSHNLLSQRVLIKAGFKHTDSKNGLLYYRLPKGNTLAS, from the coding sequence ATGTATTATATCGAATCGGAACGGTTGAAATTGATACCGTTAAATTATGAGCACTTGCTGCTTTATAAAAACAACAGGCCGGCGTTGGAAAAGGCTTTAGGATTAAATCCATCCACCATGGTAATTGATGCTTTTTATAAAGCCGAAACCAAGGATGCGTTGCAAAACTTTTGGCTGCCCAATACTAAATTATATCCGGAGCTGTATTACTGGTATACCAGTTGGGAAATTGTACTTAAACAAACTAATACTTCCATTGGCGGCATAGGCTTTGGCGGATATCCCGACGATTATGGTGAAACGTCAATTGGCTATGTAGTAGACCAGCAGCACTGGGGTTTTGGTTATGCTACTGAGGCGTTGAATACAATTTCAAAATGGGGATTTGCCTTTACCTTACTTAAAGCCTTAAAGGCCGACACGCAATCACACAATCTCCTTTCGCAAAGGGTGCTTATTAAAGCCGGTTTTAAGCATACCGACAGTAAAAATGGCTTGCTGTATTACAGGCTTCCAAAAGGAAACACATTAGCCTCGTAA
- a CDS encoding glutamine synthetase beta-grasp domain-containing protein: protein MAAKLEYIWLDGYKPTQSLRSKTKIEKDFSGKLEDCPNWSFDGSSTEQAPGGSSDCILKPVFICPDPQRKEGYLVMCEVLSSDGNAHESNGRALIEDDDNDFWFGFEQEYFLWDPQTNKPLGFPAGGYPGPQGPYYCSVGANNAFGRDIVEEHLDVCLEAGLNVEGINAEVAAGQWEFQIFSKGAKDAGDQIWVARYLLERIGEKYGVSINWHCKPLGTLDWNGSGMHANFSNTTLRTAASEETYKKILEAFRPVVKEHIDVYGADNELRLTGKHETASIHDYSYGVSDRGASIRIPLYTVQKGWSGYLEDRRPNSAADPYKVAARIIKTVKSAVL from the coding sequence ATGGCAGCAAAATTAGAGTACATCTGGCTGGATGGTTACAAACCAACCCAAAGTTTACGTAGCAAAACAAAAATTGAAAAGGATTTTTCTGGTAAATTAGAAGATTGCCCAAACTGGAGCTTCGACGGTTCATCAACCGAGCAGGCACCAGGTGGTTCATCTGATTGTATTTTGAAACCTGTTTTTATTTGTCCTGATCCGCAAAGAAAAGAAGGTTACCTGGTTATGTGCGAAGTTTTAAGTTCAGACGGTAACGCGCATGAATCAAACGGCCGTGCATTAATTGAGGATGACGATAATGATTTTTGGTTTGGCTTTGAGCAAGAGTACTTTTTATGGGATCCACAAACTAATAAACCATTAGGTTTCCCTGCAGGTGGTTATCCTGGTCCGCAAGGCCCTTATTACTGTTCGGTAGGCGCTAATAATGCTTTCGGTCGCGATATTGTTGAGGAGCACTTAGACGTATGTTTAGAGGCTGGTTTGAACGTAGAAGGTATCAACGCTGAAGTTGCTGCAGGTCAATGGGAATTCCAGATTTTCTCTAAAGGTGCAAAAGATGCAGGTGACCAGATTTGGGTAGCCCGCTATTTATTAGAAAGAATTGGCGAGAAATACGGAGTGTCAATCAACTGGCATTGTAAACCATTGGGTACCTTAGATTGGAATGGTTCAGGTATGCATGCCAACTTCTCAAACACTACTTTACGTACCGCCGCTAGCGAAGAAACTTACAAAAAGATTTTGGAAGCTTTCCGTCCGGTTGTTAAAGAACATATTGATGTTTACGGTGCCGATAACGAATTGCGTTTAACCGGTAAACACGAAACTGCATCAATACATGATTACAGCTATGGTGTATCTGACCGTGGCGCTTCTATCCGTATCCCTTTGTATACTGTACAAAAAGGCTGGAGCGGTTACCTGGAAGATCGTCGTCCTAACTCAGCGGCAGATCCTTACAAAGTAGCAGCACGTATCATCAAGACTGTTAAATCAGCAGTATTATAA
- a CDS encoding acyltransferase, whose protein sequence is MFIVHGYKIWYHTFNLQGFDLEIIAHFSVIVFFALSGYLISYTTFNNDRGIMQYAQARLSRLYSVLFPAIIITAVCQWVLWQTDPQTNIEFLKPQIGLRYVLATFYITDVWFKSATPPLNGPLWSLGYEFWYYVIFGLWFYYRNTSKRLFIFIAALVAGPSILLMMPIWILGGFAYKIKKPVLPTWLSYIIFIVLLMGGLLLAYNFGGIPRSLGYAPLYYASQFLTDLACGVMVAGALWVITGMKGTSQPKPKSLNIFRKVADLTFPLYILHFPLLVVVKSLLKVQLSTTMHFVVCMLIVVILVSMIGTYLEAKRPWWNQLFANLLIRIRKTTNVSVSKATV, encoded by the coding sequence GTGTTTATAGTGCACGGCTACAAAATATGGTATCACACCTTTAATCTGCAGGGTTTCGATTTAGAAATAATTGCCCATTTCAGTGTGATTGTGTTCTTTGCCTTGTCAGGCTATTTAATTTCATACACTACTTTTAACAACGATCGGGGTATAATGCAGTATGCACAGGCAAGGTTAAGCCGGCTGTATTCTGTCTTATTTCCGGCTATCATCATTACGGCTGTATGCCAATGGGTGTTGTGGCAAACCGATCCTCAAACCAATATCGAATTTTTAAAGCCACAGATTGGCCTGCGTTATGTGCTGGCTACGTTCTACATAACCGATGTTTGGTTTAAATCTGCTACTCCGCCGTTGAATGGGCCATTATGGTCTTTAGGGTATGAGTTTTGGTATTACGTAATATTTGGTTTATGGTTTTATTACCGCAACACGTCTAAGCGTTTGTTCATATTTATAGCGGCACTTGTAGCCGGACCTTCCATATTGTTGATGATGCCTATATGGATATTAGGCGGCTTTGCTTATAAAATAAAAAAGCCGGTGTTACCTACCTGGCTATCCTACATCATATTCATAGTGCTGCTTATGGGCGGTTTATTGCTAGCTTATAATTTTGGCGGCATTCCGCGTAGTCTTGGATATGCCCCTTTGTATTACGCCAGTCAATTTTTAACAGACCTGGCTTGCGGCGTAATGGTAGCTGGAGCTTTGTGGGTGATTACCGGCATGAAAGGCACATCACAGCCAAAACCTAAAAGCCTTAATATATTCAGAAAGGTTGCTGACCTTACCTTTCCGTTATACATTTTGCACTTTCCGCTACTTGTTGTGGTAAAAAGCTTGCTCAAAGTGCAGCTAAGTACAACTATGCATTTTGTTGTATGCATGTTGATAGTAGTGATACTCGTTAGTATGATTGGTACCTACCTTGAAGCAAAGCGGCCCTGGTGGAACCAACTGTTTGCCAACCTGCTTATCAGGATAAGGAAGACAACCAACGTCTCTGTATCTAAAGCAACCGTTTAA
- the rplQ gene encoding 50S ribosomal protein L17, which translates to MRHGKKHNHLGRTKSHRVAMMGNMASSLILHKRITTTLAKAKALRVYVEPLVTKSKSDTTHSRRTVFSYLQNKDAVTILFREIAEKVATRPGGYTRIIKLENRLGDNAEMAIIELVDYNTVYGGSEAAAPAKKATRRRGGAGKGKAAAATAEVTPADEAVVAEPEATAAPAAEETPEAPAANEENAEKGE; encoded by the coding sequence ATGAGACACGGAAAAAAACACAATCACTTAGGCCGTACCAAAAGCCACCGCGTGGCAATGATGGGTAACATGGCTTCATCGCTTATCCTTCACAAGCGTATTACTACCACTTTGGCAAAAGCAAAAGCACTGCGTGTGTATGTTGAGCCTTTGGTAACCAAATCAAAAAGCGATACTACGCACTCTCGTCGTACTGTATTTAGTTACCTGCAAAATAAAGATGCGGTAACTATCCTGTTCCGCGAAATTGCCGAGAAAGTAGCTACCCGTCCGGGTGGTTATACACGTATCATTAAGTTAGAGAACCGTTTGGGCGACAACGCCGAAATGGCAATTATCGAGTTAGTTGATTACAACACTGTATACGGTGGTAGCGAAGCTGCTGCTCCTGCTAAGAAAGCTACTCGTCGTCGTGGTGGTGCTGGTAAAGGTAAAGCTGCAGCTGCAACTGCCGAAGTAACTCCTGCTGACGAAGCTGTAGTTGCCGAACCAGAAGCTACTGCTGCTCCTGCTGCTGAAGAAACACCTGAAGCTCCGGCTGCTAACGAAGAGAACGCTGAGAAAGGCGAATAA
- a CDS encoding DNA-directed RNA polymerase subunit alpha, which translates to MAILAFQKPDKVIMQKSTDFEGTFEFRPLEPGFGVTIGNALRRILLSSLEGYAITSVRFSGVTHEFSTIKGVVEDVTEIILNLKQVRLSRTGDSGDSEKIFVIISGQDSFKAGDITQFSNNFSILNPELVICNMDPSVTLEVELTVGKGRGYIPSEENKNPDAAIGVIAIDSIYTPIKNVKYTIENYRVEQKTDYEKLVLDITTDGSIHPEDALKEAAKILIQHFMLFSDENMMLEAQAKEETKEVDEEILHMRKILKTELVDLDLSVRALNCLKAADIRSLADLVSYDVADMLKFRNFGKKSLTEIQDLVKSKGLSFGMNLAKYKLDEE; encoded by the coding sequence ATGGCAATTTTAGCATTTCAAAAACCAGACAAGGTTATCATGCAGAAGTCAACCGACTTTGAAGGCACGTTTGAATTTCGTCCGTTAGAACCAGGCTTCGGTGTAACCATTGGTAATGCTTTACGTCGTATCTTACTTTCTTCACTGGAAGGTTATGCTATTACCTCTGTACGTTTTTCAGGTGTAACGCATGAGTTTTCAACCATCAAAGGTGTTGTTGAAGACGTTACCGAAATTATATTGAACCTGAAACAAGTACGTTTGAGCAGAACAGGTGATTCAGGCGATTCTGAAAAGATCTTTGTCATCATAAGCGGACAAGATAGTTTCAAGGCTGGTGATATCACACAGTTCTCCAACAACTTCTCTATCCTGAACCCTGAGCTGGTTATCTGCAATATGGACCCTTCAGTTACTTTGGAAGTTGAGTTAACTGTTGGCAAAGGCCGTGGTTACATTCCAAGCGAAGAGAATAAAAACCCTGATGCTGCTATTGGTGTAATTGCTATCGACTCAATTTACACACCAATTAAAAACGTAAAATATACTATAGAAAACTATCGTGTAGAACAAAAGACCGACTACGAAAAGTTGGTGTTGGATATTACTACTGATGGTTCTATTCACCCTGAAGACGCTCTTAAAGAAGCTGCTAAGATCCTTATACAACACTTTATGTTGTTCTCTGACGAGAACATGATGTTGGAGGCGCAGGCTAAAGAGGAAACCAAAGAAGTTGACGAAGAGATTCTGCATATGCGTAAGATCTTGAAAACTGAATTGGTTGATCTTGATCTTTCAGTACGTGCATTAAACTGCTTAAAAGCAGCTGATATCCGCAGCCTCGCTGACCTGGTATCTTATGACGTAGCTGACATGTTAAAGTTCAGGAACTTTGGTAAAAAGTCTTTAACTGAGATTCAGGACCTGGTTAAATCAAAAGGCTTATCTTTTGGTATGAACCTGGCTAAATACAAATTAGACGAGGAGTAA
- the rpsD gene encoding 30S ribosomal protein S4 has translation MARYTGPKSKIARKFREPIFGPDKVLERKNYPPGMHGVSKRRGKQSEYAVQLMEKQKVKYTYGVLERYFENLFHRASAREGITGTNLLQLLEARLDNAVYRLGIAPTRSGARQLVGHKHITVNGEVVNIPSYTLRAGDVIAVREKSKSLEAITNSVAGRKINKYSWFEWDAAALSGKLLNYPNRDEIPENIKENLIVELYSK, from the coding sequence ATGGCTAGATATACCGGACCCAAGTCCAAAATTGCACGTAAATTCAGAGAGCCTATCTTTGGCCCTGATAAAGTGTTAGAAAGAAAAAATTATCCTCCTGGCATGCATGGCGTGTCAAAACGCAGAGGTAAACAATCAGAGTACGCTGTACAGCTGATGGAGAAACAAAAAGTTAAATACACTTACGGTGTATTAGAGCGTTATTTCGAAAACTTATTTCACCGTGCATCAGCTCGTGAAGGTATAACTGGTACTAACTTGCTACAATTGTTAGAGGCACGTTTGGATAATGCAGTTTACCGTTTAGGCATTGCGCCAACACGTTCAGGTGCCCGTCAGTTAGTTGGTCACAAACACATCACAGTAAATGGTGAGGTGGTAAACATTCCATCTTACACATTAAGAGCTGGTGACGTAATTGCTGTACGCGAAAAATCAAAATCACTGGAAGCTATCACTAACTCTGTAGCTGGCCGTAAGATTAACAAATATAGCTGGTTTGAATGGGATGCTGCTGCTTTAAGCGGTAAACTGTTAAACTATCCTAACCGCGATGAGATTCCTGAAAATATTAAGGAAAACTTAATCGTCGAGTTATATTCTAAATAA
- the rpsM gene encoding 30S ribosomal protein S13, giving the protein MARISGIDLPRNKRGEIGLTYIYGVGRSTAQSILDQAGISYDVKVQEWTDEQLAAIRGIINDQIKVEGALRSEVQLNIKRLMDIGCYRGTRHRKGLPLRGQRTKNNSRTRKGKRKTVANKKKATK; this is encoded by the coding sequence ATGGCAAGGATATCAGGTATTGATTTACCAAGAAATAAAAGAGGAGAAATCGGACTTACTTACATCTACGGTGTTGGTCGTTCAACTGCACAAAGCATTTTGGATCAGGCTGGAATATCATATGATGTAAAAGTACAAGAATGGACCGATGAGCAATTAGCTGCAATCCGTGGAATTATCAACGATCAAATTAAAGTTGAAGGTGCTCTGCGTTCAGAAGTACAACTGAACATTAAACGTTTAATGGATATTGGTTGCTACCGTGGTACCCGTCATCGTAAAGGTTTACCTCTGCGTGGTCAGCGTACTAAGAACAACTCACGTACCCGTAAAGGTAAACGTAAAACAGTTGCTAACAAGAAAAAAGCTACTAAGTAG
- a CDS encoding Crp/Fnr family transcriptional regulator — MFEPLITHIQKFVALNTEEQALLTAYLKYEELSKTKYLLSEGDICNAQYFVVEGCIRMYFIKENGVEQIVQFGIDNWWISDYTSFTLHNPSQFYLQTVQRSKVITLTQAKQDELLDKLPKLERYFRRIYQRAYAAAQTRLIFFTDLSGEEKYHHFASRFPDFVQRIPQYMLASYLGFTPEFLSKVRAKRH; from the coding sequence ATGTTCGAACCGCTCATCACACACATACAAAAGTTTGTTGCACTGAATACAGAAGAACAAGCACTACTTACCGCCTACCTAAAGTACGAAGAGCTAAGCAAAACGAAATACTTACTTAGCGAAGGGGATATTTGTAATGCGCAGTACTTTGTAGTAGAGGGCTGTATCAGGATGTATTTCATTAAAGAGAACGGGGTAGAACAGATTGTACAATTCGGTATTGATAATTGGTGGATCAGCGATTACACCAGCTTTACTTTACACAATCCTTCACAGTTTTATTTGCAAACCGTACAGCGCAGCAAGGTAATTACGCTCACACAAGCCAAGCAAGACGAATTGCTGGATAAGCTACCCAAGCTAGAGCGCTATTTTAGAAGGATATACCAACGGGCCTACGCAGCGGCACAAACACGGCTGATATTTTTTACAGATCTATCCGGCGAAGAGAAATACCATCACTTTGCCAGTCGCTTTCCCGATTTTGTACAGCGCATTCCGCAGTATATGCTGGCTTCGTACCTGGGCTTCACCCCCGAATTTTTAAGCAAAGTAAGAGCAAAGCGTCATTAA
- the rpsK gene encoding 30S ribosomal protein S11, which yields MAKAKKVTKKRIVIVEPVGQAHVNATFNNIIITLTNSSGQAISWSSAGKMGFKGSKKNTPYAASQAAADCGKVAYDLGLRKVEVFVKGPGAGRESAIRTLQTSGIEVTTIKDITPLPHNGCRPAKRRRV from the coding sequence ATGGCTAAAGCTAAAAAAGTAACCAAAAAGCGCATCGTAATAGTTGAACCGGTAGGTCAGGCTCACGTTAATGCTACTTTCAACAACATTATTATTACCCTTACCAACAGTTCAGGCCAGGCTATATCTTGGTCTTCAGCTGGTAAAATGGGCTTCAAAGGTTCTAAAAAGAACACTCCTTACGCTGCCTCACAAGCTGCTGCCGATTGCGGTAAAGTAGCTTATGATTTAGGCTTACGTAAAGTTGAAGTGTTTGTAAAGGGCCCTGGTGCTGGTCGTGAGTCAGCTATCCGTACCCTGCAAACTTCAGGTATTGAAGTTACCACTATTAAGGACATTACTCCGCTTCCACACAATGGTTGCCGTCCTGCAAAAAGAAGAAGAGTTTAA
- the dnaK gene encoding molecular chaperone DnaK has product MSKIIGIDLGTTNSCVAVMEGNEPVVIANSEGKRTTPSVVAFVDNGERKVGDPAKRQSITNPRKTVYSVKRFMGNQFNEVTKEAERVPYSVVKGDNNTPRVEIDDRKYTPQEISAMILQKMKKTAEDFLGTEVTEAVITVPAYFNDAQRQATKEAGEIAGLKVRRIINEPTAAALAYGLDKAHKDMKIVVFDCGGGTHDVSVLELGDGVFEVKSTDGDTHLGGDDFDQVIIDWMADEFKSDEGFDLRRDPMALQRLKEAAEKAKIELSSSSTTEINLPYITAVDGMPKHLVKQLTRAKFEQLADSLIKRTIEPCRTALKNAGYSTTDIDEIILVGGSTRIPAIQEAVEKFFGKSPSKGVNPDEVVAIGAAIQGGVLTGEVKDVLLLDVTPLSLGIETMGGVMTKLIESNTTIPSKKSEVFSTASDNQPSVEIHILQGERPMAAQNRTLGRFHLDSIPPAPRGVPQIEVTFDIDANGILHVSAKDKATGKEQKIRIEASSGLTDAEIKRMKEEAEANADADRQAKEEIEKLNAADALIFSTEKQLKEYGDKIPADKKAPIESALERLKTAYASKNLADIEAAQTELNTAWGAASEDMYKASAEGGQPGAQPGAGNAGGNAQNSSDTVTDVDFEEVK; this is encoded by the coding sequence ATGTCTAAAATCATTGGAATCGACTTAGGAACAACAAACTCCTGCGTAGCAGTAATGGAAGGTAACGAGCCGGTAGTTATTGCCAACAGCGAAGGTAAGCGCACTACGCCATCAGTAGTAGCTTTTGTTGATAACGGCGAACGTAAAGTAGGTGATCCTGCTAAACGTCAATCTATCACCAACCCCCGTAAAACTGTTTATTCGGTAAAACGCTTTATGGGTAACCAGTTTAACGAGGTTACTAAAGAAGCTGAGCGTGTACCTTATTCAGTTGTTAAAGGTGATAACAATACTCCACGCGTTGAAATAGACGATAGAAAATATACTCCGCAAGAAATTTCGGCTATGATTCTTCAAAAAATGAAGAAAACTGCTGAAGATTTCTTAGGAACTGAAGTGACTGAAGCGGTTATTACCGTACCTGCATACTTTAACGATGCACAGCGTCAGGCTACTAAAGAAGCCGGCGAAATTGCAGGCTTAAAAGTACGCCGTATCATTAACGAACCTACTGCTGCTGCCTTGGCTTATGGCCTTGACAAAGCCCACAAAGACATGAAAATTGTGGTGTTTGACTGCGGTGGCGGTACACATGACGTATCAGTTCTTGAGCTGGGCGATGGTGTGTTCGAAGTGAAATCTACCGATGGTGATACACACTTAGGCGGCGACGATTTTGACCAGGTTATTATCGATTGGATGGCCGACGAGTTTAAAAGCGACGAAGGTTTTGACCTGCGCCGCGACCCAATGGCCCTTCAACGTTTGAAAGAAGCCGCTGAAAAAGCAAAAATTGAGTTATCAAGCTCAAGCACTACTGAGATTAACCTGCCTTATATCACCGCTGTTGACGGTATGCCTAAACACTTGGTTAAGCAATTAACCCGTGCTAAATTTGAGCAACTGGCCGATAGCTTAATTAAACGTACTATTGAGCCTTGCCGCACTGCTTTGAAAAACGCAGGTTACAGCACTACAGATATCGATGAGATCATCTTAGTAGGTGGTTCAACCCGTATCCCGGCCATTCAGGAAGCTGTTGAGAAATTCTTTGGCAAATCGCCTTCAAAAGGTGTAAACCCTGATGAAGTAGTTGCTATCGGTGCTGCTATACAAGGTGGTGTATTAACCGGTGAGGTTAAAGACGTGTTATTGTTAGACGTTACCCCGCTTTCATTAGGTATCGAAACCATGGGTGGTGTAATGACCAAGCTGATCGAATCTAACACCACTATCCCGAGCAAGAAATCAGAAGTGTTCTCTACTGCATCTGATAACCAGCCATCAGTTGAGATTCACATTTTGCAAGGTGAGCGCCCAATGGCTGCACAAAACCGCACGTTAGGCCGCTTCCATTTGGATAGTATCCCGCCAGCGCCTCGTGGTGTGCCTCAAATCGAAGTTACTTTTGATATTGACGCCAATGGTATCTTGCACGTATCAGCAAAAGATAAAGCAACCGGTAAAGAGCAAAAAATCCGTATCGAAGCTTCATCTGGTTTAACTGATGCAGAGATCAAGAGAATGAAGGAAGAAGCTGAAGCGAATGCTGACGCTGACAGACAAGCAAAAGAGGAAATTGAAAAGCTGAACGCTGCTGATGCGCTGATCTTCTCGACTGAGAAACAGTTGAAAGAATACGGTGATAAGATACCTGCTGACAAAAAAGCACCTATCGAATCGGCTTTAGAAAGACTGAAAACAGCTTACGCTTCTAAAAACCTAGCTGATATCGAAGCTGCACAAACAGAATTAAACACCGCCTGGGGTGCTGCTTCTGAAGATATGTACAAAGCCTCAGCCGAAGGTGGCCAGCCCGGAGCTCAGCCAGGTGCTGGTAATGCCGGGGGTAATGCTCAAAACAGCAGCGACACCGTAACTGATGTTGACTTTGAAGAAGTGAAGTAA
- the rpmJ gene encoding 50S ribosomal protein L36 translates to MKVRASIKKRSADCKIIRRKGKLFVINKKNPKYKQRQG, encoded by the coding sequence ATGAAAGTTAGAGCATCCATCAAAAAGCGTAGCGCTGATTGCAAAATCATCCGTCGTAAAGGAAAGCTTTTTGTAATTAACAAAAAGAACCCCAAGTACAAACAACGTCAGGGATAA
- a CDS encoding carboxymuconolactone decarboxylase family protein yields the protein MESRININEVEPDAYKAMFALEGYIQKSGLNKRLYELIKIRASQINGCAFCLDMHTRDARKLGESEQRIYVLNAWRETNFFTEEEQAALAITEEITNIQGHVSTETYNKAVSILGDKKTAQVIMAAITINAWNRIAITTHLMPAQA from the coding sequence ATGGAATCCAGAATCAACATCAACGAAGTAGAGCCAGACGCTTATAAAGCCATGTTCGCACTGGAAGGCTACATACAAAAAAGTGGTCTTAATAAGAGGCTTTACGAACTCATCAAAATTCGCGCATCACAAATAAATGGATGTGCTTTTTGTTTGGACATGCACACAAGGGATGCCCGAAAGTTAGGCGAAAGCGAACAACGCATCTACGTATTAAATGCTTGGCGCGAAACTAATTTCTTTACCGAAGAGGAACAAGCAGCTCTTGCCATAACAGAAGAAATAACCAATATCCAGGGCCACGTTTCAACCGAAACTTATAACAAAGCCGTAAGTATATTAGGCGATAAGAAAACAGCTCAGGTAATTATGGCTGCCATAACCATCAATGCTTGGAACCGCATAGCCATTACCACACATTTGATGCCGGCGCAGGCCTAA
- the infA gene encoding translation initiation factor IF-1 has protein sequence MAKQSSIEQDGTIREALSNAMFRVELENGHEIIAHISGKMRMHYIKILPGDRVKLEMSPYDLTKGRITYRYK, from the coding sequence ATGGCTAAACAATCATCGATTGAGCAAGACGGAACTATCAGGGAGGCATTATCAAATGCAATGTTTAGGGTAGAGCTGGAAAATGGTCATGAGATTATTGCACACATATCGGGTAAAATGCGCATGCACTACATCAAAATCTTACCTGGCGACAGAGTAAAGCTGGAGATGAGCCCGTATGATTTAACAAAAGGCAGAATAACCTACAGATATAAATAA
- the map gene encoding type I methionyl aminopeptidase yields the protein MSKIIYKTAEEIELIRQSALLVAKTLGEVAKIVKPGTKTIELDKLAETFIRDNGGVPAFLGFHGFPSSLCISPNDQVVHGFPGEHVLIDGDIISVDCGVILNGFYGDSAYTFAIGEVSEEAKLLLKVTKECLEKGIEKAVTGMRVGDIGYAVQNHAEKHGFGVVKELVGHGVGVKLHEKPEVPNYGKRGSGVKLEEGMVIAIEPMINAGKAGVKFWKDGWTVSTVDGKPSAHFEHTVAVRKGKADILSSFSYVEEVLAKNN from the coding sequence ATGTCGAAAATAATTTACAAGACAGCTGAAGAGATAGAGCTCATACGTCAAAGTGCTTTACTGGTTGCTAAAACCTTAGGTGAAGTAGCTAAGATTGTAAAGCCCGGTACTAAAACTATAGAATTGGACAAGCTGGCAGAAACCTTTATCCGTGATAATGGGGGAGTGCCAGCTTTCCTTGGTTTCCATGGTTTCCCAAGCTCCCTTTGCATTTCTCCAAACGATCAAGTCGTTCATGGTTTTCCGGGTGAGCATGTACTCATTGATGGCGATATCATATCGGTTGATTGCGGAGTTATTCTAAATGGTTTTTATGGCGACTCTGCTTACACATTCGCTATTGGTGAAGTTAGTGAGGAAGCTAAATTACTGCTTAAGGTAACAAAGGAATGCCTTGAGAAAGGAATAGAGAAGGCGGTTACTGGTATGCGTGTTGGCGATATTGGTTACGCTGTGCAAAACCATGCAGAGAAGCATGGCTTTGGTGTGGTTAAAGAGCTGGTTGGCCATGGTGTAGGCGTAAAACTGCATGAAAAGCCGGAGGTTCCTAACTATGGTAAACGCGGATCTGGCGTTAAACTGGAAGAAGGCATGGTGATAGCTATTGAGCCCATGATTAATGCCGGCAAAGCCGGTGTTAAGTTCTGGAAAGATGGTTGGACCGTATCTACAGTTGATGGCAAGCCATCCGCCCATTTTGAGCATACCGTAGCTGTACGCAAAGGTAAAGCCGATATTCTTTCTTCATTTTCATACGTTGAAGAAGTTTTAGCAAAAAATAATTAA